The sequence below is a genomic window from Humulus lupulus chromosome 3, drHumLupu1.1, whole genome shotgun sequence.
TTTTTCCATTCTTTGCATGATACTGTCAGCAATCCAGTAACAAAGTTCGTTGCTCATTTGCAGATTACTATAAATATACATGCTTCTCTAACATTCTTGATCACTGCATCGGGAGTTTATACAGTTCCGTCCATGAATGTGATTTACATTATCTTCGGGGTTCTGGTATTTTCACCACTCAACAACCTCCATGTGTTTTCTTCTTCAGTGATAACTTTGCCATTAACTTTCACTCTTTACAGGTTTTCCTAAATAGTGGATCATTCGTGTTCCTGCTGCACCTGTTGTATTCTGTGTTCCTAACCAGGCTTGGATTGAGGGCTTCATTAAGAATGCCGAAATGGCTGGAGAAAGCAATATAGTTTACCAACAAAGGATTTTAGCTTGTAAATCTCTCTAAAGCATTTGCTTATTATATATTGGGGCGGCCACATTAGCAGTCTTCATCGCATTTACTAGTAATCTTTTCAAGATAACATGATTACTGTAATTGTTAAAAGATCGTTCTTAGCTTACATCTTCAGAGTACATAAAAAATAGCAAATGCGCCAATATCAGAGTTGTTTATGGTGCCCAAAATCCAGTAGTGATATTGGAAATGTGGCTGCATTGAAGGAAAGGGGATGGAATAAAATTTAACaggggtaatttttttttaaaataataatgaaaaatatttaaatagACTAATAAAAATTATTCCAGCTTCTAATTAGCTTACTAAATGTACAAACAATTTTTTACCGCCAACCAAATGGATTGTGTTCTTACCACTTTTGTCAAAATAATGATTCTCAACGACTATAAAGCTTGTTACTCTATTACGGAGAGATTAATCTCACTGCCACCCAACACCCAATAAGAAGTTGCGGGAGGCAAGTATATGTTGTAGGCAAAAAATTACTTATCAAGTGAAGATGGTGAACATGTTACATTAGAGAGAATCTGTTGTTTATGCACACAAATTTATGAGTTAATTCAAGCGCGGTTTAGATACAAACATATGTATGcagaaaaattacaacaatatacaGATAAAAGAGACTATTTTACCTTAGGATGACAACAGGGTGAGTAATTGGCCGGGCCCCATCCCCATCCCAATGGGCGAGGAATCCCCATAAAAaaccatttatttaaaaataaaataagttaaattacataaaattaatatacattatattgtattaataatagttcaaattattaaatattatctaaaatcaaaatgaaaaattATTAATATGCTACAAAATCACAAAAGATAAcatgtaaaataaaaataaaaaattaaacgaCCTCGTTGGGGCAAAAAATGTTATCCCATCCCCTGTTTAACATTCGGAGATAGAAAATAGTCTATCTCCCGCCGCATTCCCTGTTTAGACGGGGATTAATCCCCGCCCCATAAGGGGCAGGTTCCCCGTGGAAAAATATTTCATCTCTAATAAAGCATTTTAAAGCAAAGACAActaaaatatcttgatttttttaaaaaaaattataaataacaaACTGAAAGAATCAATTGGCCAATTTGTGTAACATCAAAACACCATACactatataaattaaaataacatgCCTAATTTTATTCGGCAACTCGGTAAACAATCCATTACATAACACAACTGTCATCAATgttgtcaaaaatatattttagccAAAACCTTGGCAGTTGCTGCATCAATGTAAGCTTGCCAGCTGGAATGAGGAAAAAACAATAAAGAGGAGAGAATATCAAAATCTAAAAAAGATGCAAAAATAAATGATCACAGTTGTACACATTAAGAATCATTGGGTGAAGATAGGACTAATACCATGAAGAATACATCAACGGATTTTAAGCTTCTTTCCTTGTTATCCTGTCATATCAcagaaaaaatataattaaactcAAGGAAGGCTTGATTTGCATCCTTAATTTTATATGTAAAAGATTCTCACCTGAAGCAACAAATTCCTAAGGCTGTGGTGATTTCATGAATTACTGATGTGGCAAAGTGCAAATAGAGCACAACTGAGAACAGCAAATAAATGATTTGTCAGTGAGAACAAGtcaattaaacatataataagaTTAATAAGGTATCTGATATAAATACACATTATATTTAAATAGAGGCAGTAGTTACAAATCAGTTACTACTTGCAAACAAAAATTTTATGATATTGGAACTCAATAAAATGAGTCCTGTGACATTGGAAGCAGATTATAAGAATTCGGAGATTATTTAGAAAATAGAATGATGAAGCTTATGAATAATAAACACCATACGTGTGAATAGGAAGTAACCAAGAAGAACCAAGCTTTCATCAACTAAAGGAACTCTGCAAAAAAGTAAACGAAAGTTCATAAGCAAACATGTATCTTAGTCATCAAGAATTGTTAGAAATGCACAATTATACAGagcaaaatgaaaataaaaaatgtaaagaaaataatacaacatACCCATCATTCAATCTGGCTGTGAGCGCATTTGCAATGGCAAAAGGGATATACAATAGTGACTGCAGAAAATATTGAAGTTAGCAAAAGTAGTCACGCTTCTGCTACGGAATCCACAAAGAAGTTTACTTCAATATGTTACAATTGGATTAAGAGTCAGCTTATATCTTAAGCTTAAAAAATCAGAACATAATTACTCCCTGTTTATCATAATAGTAATTTACAAACAATCACAGAATTCTGAAGTGAAATTGTGACATACCATGCACATTCCGGTTTTCAAACCCTTTGGTTCATCACACAGATGAGCCAGTATCATTCTCCCCTGCCACAGAAAGGAATGCATCATCAATGGGAAAGTGGATATGAAAATTTGATTATCTAAGAACTAAAGATCACATAATACAATAAAGTTGCAAGGACTCTTTTCATACAATAATAGATATATTGATAAACATAAGAAAATAAGTTCACAGAAAAAAGATATTTCACCACGAGGAATCCAAAAGCAAGTCCAGTTCCAAGTACAACTAAATGTGGATAGCTCCTTATAATATCAGATGGAGACAAATAATCCCTACATGCATATAGTTGAAACAAAAAATATCAATATGCATAATTATCTTTACACACAAATAAaggaaataaaaataagaaaaagaatttACAGGTGTTTGAGAAATACCAAGCAAGGACTCCGCCTAGAAGTACAGCAAAAGGATAAAGCTGATAGGAAATTCAAATATGTTAGTCAGGCACAAAAGGTTAGGAGACAAATCCCTTCAATTATAGGGGGCAGGGAAGCAGCAAGGCAAGTAAGGATGTAAAAGGGACAGGTTACCGCCCTGGGGGGACATTTGCCCCAACTCAACGGGTTGGCAGGTCGGGCTCGACCAGTcccttttttttcttccaaaattatatattttaatatttagaaacTAAGgattattttagaaaaaaattaagtttttttttctttagaattCGAATTTGGACCCCCTCTTTGTGAGGAGGAGAGTTGTAGTACCATTAAGTTGTATGCCTATGAACACATGTATTTATGTCGTTGTTATTGGTATAAATATTatgcacatatataaatatatatatatcttcaaaGAATATATACAAAACTGAGTGTAAATATAAATATGTAGTTTGTGGTTGTAATGGTTTTTGAAGAGTGAGTCGAGGGTTGTTTTCTTGAGCCTGATTGGTTTTTGtttttacttttattgtttttgaGGGTTCTCAATGTTATTGAGAGGAGGTCAATTTTTGACCTCtgtctctttttcaaaaaaaaaagtataaggacTATATAACTGCATTTTATTATGTTGTGCCATCTTTAATATAATCTAATTCTACTGCAAGCCATTACGTAATGAGTAATATAACAATCACATACTGGTCatgcttttttcttttatttaatattaatcgAGGAGGGTTTTACCCGCCCCACATGATACTTATTTTGCAGGGTGGGGATACCCTGCCATTTGCCCCGATAAATTTGAGGCAAACCCGGCCCGACATGGCAATGCTTCACAGTGTCCCACCCCGTCAGGTTTATTTGCCATTCCTAGAGGCAAGTACAAGATAATTATAAAGTTACCATTGCCAGGGCCAGTAGCATGCTTCCTTTCCTTGCTTGAACGACCTTGTAAACATTGTGCAcactgcatcaaacaatgagAAATGCAAGTTATGGTTGCCTTTTAGACAACTTCAGGTTTTGAGCTCTTAATAAGAGCTCAATACCAATATCaactaagccatattaggtaGATTGatagaaaatataaatatctttttcttttcttttcttttttgtgaaAAATCATTTATTTTTTGTTGTGCACTATAAAAATCTCGAGGCTAACAACCACAGAATGGAATGGAAAGTTGTTGACCCTCTACAAGGCAACAAACAGGGCAGACAACATTGGCGGCAGTGCAAACAATGTGTTTCAGTAATATAAAGCCTAGCTACTGCAACACCGCTCATATAAGATCACAAGAAGTTAACAAATTCCATGTAAGGATTCCACTTTATTTTTCCGTTCCTATTTTCTTTTAGTAGCAATTATAAGTTGTAAGTTCCAGATCAATAGTAAAATAAGAAAGAAATACGTACTTGAATGAAATTGTTGGTATAACAGCAAAGGCTACCATGAAGAACAACACAAGTCTGGATGTTGGGATTTCTGAGGTATAAAAACAGAATTGAACAAAGTAAGACCATGTCAAAAGCCACATCATAACCAAGAGCAACAATATTAAGTATACATTCCACAAGGTTTGTTTCACATAGCTATTTTTGGGTAGTCAACATACATCAATCTTACCACTAATAAATGGAACCCAACTTAAAAAGGGCATAGACTTGCCAAACTGTTGAGCCCACCATTCAGCACCTGGCAAACAAAATAATGAATAAATTTTCCAGTCGTGCTAGATATGGATGGGGTAAAAAAAACTCAaggtacaagtttacaaattttaaatatattgattttcatGTGCATAGAACACAAAGAGTCGAGACATTACCCACAATAGCTGTGAAGAAATGACATACGACTATAAGCACGAGACCCTCGGTAGGTCCATTAACAACCGGAAGAATAAGGGTATTTGTGAAGTAACTGGACCAAAAAAATTCAATCATAAAATGTCTGTAGTTTAACAACCAATAAAGTTCcactgataaaaaaaaaagagcaagaaAGAAAGCTAATGCCAAGAAAATATGATGACAATATCAATCCTAATTAGATAAATtctgaaaaaagaaataaataatgattaaaGTACAAGCATGCATCAATAAAAGAGGCTCAAAGTTTATGTAGATCCATAGCCTGTCCAACAACAATGCAAATGACTTTCTGGCTGGTTGAATTAACCAATTGCTACTTCATTTCCTCAAGAAATAAGTGGAGAATTAAATGCTTTTACCACATAAAGTTCAAACTATTTTACTTACTGTTCCCATGTTGCACCATAAAATGGAACAGCTGAAATCACCCAGAACCAGAAAGTATCTCTTCCACACATGGAAGTGCTTCCAAAAGCCAATGACTCAAGCTACAgtataaacaaaaatgaaacaGAAAATTATAAGCAAACACAAGTTCATCTTTTAGAGCTAAAAAATGGCAAGTTGCGAAAATGACATACGGCACAAGCAAGTGCGTCACATCCTGCACACAAATACAAAGAAAAAGTTTAATGAATCATTGAACAATTATtcgtttatatataaatatatatatatgtatatacataatgAGAGAACGAGAGAGAATGTAACACAAAGTTACCATGGTCAAAAAGTTCCCCCAATGGACTTGAAGAATTTGTCCGTCTTGCTTGCTTCCCGTCCACAGCATCAAAGGTCTGGCAATGCATACCGAATTAAAACATTAAAAGGAAGTTTCAAATATGCATGTCTGGGTCGGTGAAACAATCCAGGAAATAGGATGGAAAACATTAAAGATCTATTTTAATCAAATTGTTAGACAGGAAAGACAACAAAATTATCACTTTAGACTGGAAAGCAACATAATTATCACATTTTCACTGTAGATAATAAGATGTTCTGTGAATAAAAAATAGCAATTGAAATCAAATAATAGAGTGGCATCCACATACTAACACAtagtaaaaaataatttaaagaaaTCAAAATGAATATACAATGCTTtaagcaaatatatatatatatatatatttaaaaaaaaaaaagaggacaaCACAATTCTGTGTTAACTATATCAAGTTATCTAGCTTTCGAGAAAATTAGTCACTCTACATGTATATATCATCATCACATATAATGTATATCCTATAGACAATACCATACTGCTTGAATAAATTTCATCAAACCTGATATAAGAACAGTAGTAATCCATGAGCAAAATGAACCCATCTTGGAGGAGGTGAATCCAACTGAGGAGAATAAATCTGAACATAAAACACACAAATATAAATTCAATAAACACAAAGGAGGCAAAATGAAGTCTCTTTTAAATTTAGccaaaagaaaatggaaatggacttcaaaaatatcaaataaatctATTCTGCCATACTATAAAGTAATAGATAGATAGCAACATTTGTGCTAGCCAGCTATATGTATGGAAAGAAATGTTTCTGCCAATCCTAATCCCGCACCGAAAATAAGTATTGCAATATAAATTGACCAAGCATTGCTTGAATACTTAAAATAAAAAACCCCATACACACAAAACAGCTTAAAGTATTAGCATAAATTTGTGTTTCTGCCAATCCTAATCCCACTTTGAATAGATCCATTACAAAAATACAGTGATCAAACATTCCTTGAATACTTTGgagaaaacacacacacacacgcgAGCACACACACACAAGACAGCTTAAAGTACCAAACTACAAATAAAAATTTGCATAAGGGGTATTTACAGATTCCTGTCTCGATGGCGCTGGAAAATAAAGATACATGTAGAGTGGGAAATTAAAGAGAGAGTGCGAACATAAGTGATATAGAAAAGCATTGCAAGATAAAtctgaaaaatgaaaaaaaaaaattataacagagAAAATCCCACTTACAATGCCAAGCATCGCAGATGTGAGTAAGAACATGAATCCTATTAGAGttatctggaaaaaaaaaacaaacaagaaAAGCATAACTCTTAGAAAATAGGCAAGAAGCCAAGAACAAACATTACAAAAATGAAGAATTTACAAAAAGGCACAAAGATGTTAAGAGGGAAGAATATGATAACATACCATGTTCGGACTGAAGAAACCAGAATCCAACATGTGTACAGGAACGAAAAGTTAGCACATAACAATACAAAATAATAATGAACCAAAATAAATTTAACACAAGACATTACTTTTGAACGAAAAGCTAAAGCTCTTaatagtaatttaaaaaattagaatGACTAGAGATATTACATTCACTAAGTCAACAATAAACTGCATCTGCATCATGCAGACCTCCTCCAAATTTATTACGAACCTCAATTGTGGCAAGAGGAAAACCatggtaacaaaaaaaaaagacaaaaaagcCAAATCCCACATCCTAAATCCAAATTTTAAAGAAGGCTGAATAAAAAACTGTTTCACTACCACGGTTCACTAATGCAATGTGGTGGCCATTTAGATGACATGTCCACGGTCCACTTTAGGTACAAAATAGGGTATTTTGAGTCGACTAGTGGAGAAAATTTTAAAgggattatacatatatatatatgggtactAATATAGTAGTGATTGTTTTTAATCACTACCTATAAGTACTTTTAGTTTTAGTATTTTCGGTATATGAATAAGTTGTAACTCTATTTTTTACATAACGGTGTATAATGTAATTACAAGAGACCAACCGCAAACTTttagaaaatttcaaataatttaggATATTGAAATTAGATTTAAAAAACTTGTTACACACGTACTTATTTCAATATTCtaaattatacaaaaatctccTAAAAATTTATAGAAGGTCTCCTGTAACTACATTATAGAGTTGCAAATTATTTATGTACCTAAAATACTGAAAGTAACCATAGGTAGTGATCACTACCTAATAATTTCcctctatatatacatataaatcgAGAAAGAGAGACAGAAAACAAACTGGGAATCGAGAACTTAAAACGTTTACGTTCTTTTGTTGGCTCAAATTCCTAATTAACAAAGAAAAGCTAATTGGTCTATCAAAAACATCTTGCAAAGTTCGAATGATATTTCCAGTCCTTAGTGGCAAACCATTAGACCAAATTCCAACCAGCCAACTTAGGATTAAACAATTTACAGAGCCCCGGGAAGCTCATACATCAACTAAAGCTTATGTAATTTAATACAAAAAGGTTAGTGCTGGAGAGCAGACAGAGACAAGTGAACACATAATTTAGCAACTAGTTAAACCAGAAAACGGTAACATGCGAGAGTACCAAAAACTAAGATCGGGAAAGTCATTAATAACACAATAgttaatgttatttatttattactattttgAAGAAAAGGGAGCTTACGGCATCCAAAGGGGAAAGATTTTAACGAAGCGACTCCAGAAGGGTTGCAAGACATATTTGGCGAGATACGAATGATCTACTCCACTGTACTTATATCTGTGCAGTGCAGCTATACCATGTGCTCCAATATAACACATCCCTCTTCTTTTCTAAAGGCAAAACTTTAACTAGCCTCGAAAAATAAAACTCGATTCAAGTCTCAATAAAACCTGCACAAAAAGCAGATTGAAATGACTTAATGTAAAAATACAATCATTTTCACAAGCCTACATAGAATAGAATATATGCTTAAGATTAAGAATACCCATCATCATAATGATTAACACATTCAAGTTCCTGCATTTGGGTTATGCTAGAAACgtctcaaaattaaaaaaaagacaGATAACCCAGTACAGGTCCTCCcccaacaaagaaaaaaaatacatcagACAGATTAACTGGAGATAAATACAAATCGCATGGTTGGTCATGGTCATGGATATGATTTGAAAACGTCAAACAGATCAGATACTGAAAAGTTAAAACTTTAACAAATATGGGTGTATAGTATGAAATATATAATGGAAAACACGGATCTAAAttcgaaaaaataaataaaattacaagCTATACCTCTTTAAATGGTAGAGATAGAGCGATGGAGAGTGGGTATTGTGTTGGAGCACAtaaaaaagaaagggaaaagTATTGTCTCCCGTCCGAAGTAGGAGGAGagtgatgaaaaaaaaaagttgacaAGCAAAGAAAGATTAAAACTCAAGAAAAAAACTCCTTTCCAGCCCCTCAccccaaaaaataaataaagaaataaatttttttatattaaaaacaataaaaaataaaaatatgtgaaTTCGTGCACAGCTGTCAAAAATATCAGACAAATATTTTTACTGTATGTTAGCATTTTTGACCCGAAATATCACATGTACACGACTGTGGTCCCTAATTTTTTTTCGCTATTAAATTTTCCTCAAATTATTCACATATGTAAAGGACTTCGTATAATGTGGCTAATAATATACAGGCATGAATTTTTACTTACTGATCTGTCTTGTTCGCGTGAGCACCACTTACatgtatattttaaaatattaaaaaacttttctttttattaaaatttaataaatttaaaacaaaTCATTACACTAAaagtaatttaaattaaataaaatcttataatttttttttataaattataatttattttaaattaaagatTCAATGGTAACTAATCCGTGAAGCTTTGTCTATTTTGGTTCACAATTTGGCAACTATTCAGTGAGGCATCACTTCAATCTTCATCCAAAGTACAAAATTGTTCCAAATTGCAAAGGTACATTATTTGCACGAGTAAAAAATAGGGGAATTGTGCAAAATGACCCTTAATGAAGTGTCAAAGTAACTAAATgcccatatttttaattttgtagtaaaatagcacAATCATCTcattaatatcacatattaccaaatatgtcttttaacaaattattattttattctaaatattttaatattatggtatatgtatattacatttgtttaattagtttttattttaaagttattttgatttttttcgttttttatgggttgttgaatgatataccataccacaaagtatatatactgagttaaaaaataatataccatcaaaacttacaaaattattactaaaaaatgtatatgttatgctaacaaagttatatactaccattaaaatatatataccatgatacaaaattatatattaccactatgtataataaaatagaaagtaaatatcacaaaaaaaaattatataccataccacaaaaaacatatacactaattaaaaaataatataccaacaacctataaaaaacttaaaaaatcaatataactttaaaataaaaactaattaaacaaaactaatatacatataccactatattaaagtcatataatcctaaataaataaattataaaaaaaaaaaagcaatttagATAATCAATAATGTAAAATTgtcatttctctacaattttaaaaatgaggacattagctaCTTGATGCTTTTATTTTTGGTCATTTACTATAATtctttaaaaaatatcattaaagAAATATCAAACTTAAAAAAGAAATTTAGGCAGATATTAAAGATTGGCTTATGAAAACTCAGGAAAGTAATTCAAAAGCGGCTTGTGAATACCAGCAGCAATTATGAAAGGATTGCAAACATTCAAAAGGTTTGTGATTCCACTATAGTTCTACCAAAAAAACTATTAATGGTCATCAATTCAAAAAGCTTAAACCTCTTTTTGTGAACTATTTTTCTCAGGTGTGTTCAAGTAATAGTGTAATACAATGTGATTTCATCTCTAAAGATTTAAAAGAACAATCCAAAAGTTAGATTTATTGTTTTCACAATGGTTATAGCATAAAATAATATTAGTTCAGTACATAAGCATAATTTATTTTGGTAGCAAGTACATAAGCATAATTGAAgttaatatttttgggaaaatatCACTTGAAATTTGAAAAcactttcataaaataaaataaaagaatgcaaaaagaaaaaatttcagaataataataataataataaaatgatgCTTTAAATTTTGTAGAACCCTGCTGTGaatgcaaaaaattgaccaaagaAAAAATCTTTGGACCGTAGTTAGACCACATGGCTAAAGGTCGGGTATacatgctattgggctcggacCCGTGGGTCTTGGAAATAGGGAATAATTTCCCTTAGAACTTTCCTTGATGGAAGTATGGAAATTATAGGTGAACATTTACCTAGGCCAATGGCCTAGCACCATCAGGGCGATTCGCGCCTCAGATGGGCCTCATGCCTAGAAGGGTGTCTCGCACCATGCCACGCCTAGCCTCGCGCAGCGAGACACCACAGGCCTCGCCCAGCCTCACGTAGCGAGGCACTCCATACCTCGaccagcctcgcacagcgaggcgcaCCTTGCCTCGCCCAGCCTCGCATGGTGAGGCCAAGCGTCTTGCACCTCGCACCATGCCACGCGGAGCCTCGcgcacccgagggtctcgcaccctcgcAAGCGCCTCGCACCATGCCACACGGAGCCTCGCGCActcgagggtctcgcaccctcgtACCCTCGCTAGCCTCATGCACCTGAGGGTCTCGTACCCTCGCAGGCACCTCGCACCAACGCACGCCTCGACGCACACCCAAGGGTCTCGTACCCTGTCATGCCtcgtgtggcgtgctgcccctttggcacacccacatggagccattttgtaaatgagcatgccttggtgcttgatcattagtcaagtcttgcaccaagcaacctcatgggatagggtagtggaagttttgtaatattgcatatgtctcccagacaaaaatcatatatgctcctgggaagactttatttccctagaaggctccttagggggaggtgacctggtgacttagggaagcaccatggccatcagcagataggggccaaagctgtgtactcccttgccttatcaaggctatatattaatgaaataacatttatccatacttgcctcTGTGTGCTTCCTtcttgcttatgtgttacttgtttgttatcttcgttgggccattgtgtgccact
It includes:
- the LOC133822822 gene encoding choline/ethanolaminephosphotransferase 1; translated protein: MCYIGAHGIAALHRYKYSGVDHSYLAKYVLQPFWSRFVKIFPLWMPPNMITLIGFMFLLTSAMLGIIYSPQLDSPPPRWVHFAHGLLLFLYQTFDAVDGKQARRTNSSSPLGELFDHGCDALACALESLAFGSTSMCGRDTFWFWVISAVPFYGATWEHYFTNTLILPVVNGPTEGLVLIVVCHFFTAIVGAEWWAQQFGKSMPFLSWVPFISEIPTSRLVLFFMVAFAVIPTISFNVHNVYKVVQARKGSMLLALAMLYPFAVLLGGVLAWDYLSPSDIIRSYPHLVVLGTGLAFGFLVGRMILAHLCDEPKGLKTGMCMSLLYIPFAIANALTARLNDGVPLVDESLVLLGYFLFTLVLYLHFATSVIHEITTALGICCFRITRKEA